A region from the Pseudonocardia petroleophila genome encodes:
- a CDS encoding PLP-dependent aminotransferase family protein: protein MELPPLVLDRDGEHPLPVQLADALRAATAGGVLRPGDRLPSTRALAATLGVSRTVTAAAYDQLLAEGWVSARRGAGTFVEETPPASPDCSKATFTQSDGMKVALLQAGGGVDLTAGSPCLEALDPAAWRRAWRAAADAPPDAAPDPVGLPAFRAAVVEHLLRHRGLPADPGSVLATSGSTAAVAELARTFPPGARVAMEEPGYRRAVSALQAAGCVVVPVPVDAAGLVVDAVPPGVAAVYCTPAHQYPLGGRLTAARRVALIERARREGFLVVEDDYDGELRYDVAPLPLLAALGPDVVAHLGTASKLLTPTLGVGWLVAPPAVVDAVRAGRDTTGLRPARAGQRVFVALAAHGDLARHLRRLRRELAGRRAAVVEALGGRVTGEEAGAHVVALLPDAAAERAAIAGAARHGVHLDGLARHHGLTPGTSGIVLGYAGPSRAELLRALPIAAAALAAGATV from the coding sequence GTGGAGCTGCCCCCGCTCGTGCTGGACCGCGACGGTGAGCACCCGCTGCCGGTGCAGCTCGCCGACGCCCTGCGCGCCGCCACCGCGGGCGGAGTGCTGCGTCCGGGGGACCGGCTGCCGTCGACCCGCGCCCTCGCCGCCACGCTGGGCGTCAGCCGGACGGTGACGGCGGCGGCGTACGACCAGCTGCTGGCGGAGGGCTGGGTCAGTGCCCGGCGCGGGGCGGGGACGTTCGTGGAGGAGACGCCGCCCGCCTCCCCGGACTGCAGCAAGGCCACCTTCACGCAATCGGATGGCATGAAGGTGGCCTTGCTGCAGGCGGGGGGCGGGGTGGACCTCACGGCCGGGTCGCCGTGTCTCGAGGCCCTCGATCCGGCCGCGTGGCGGCGGGCGTGGCGGGCCGCCGCCGACGCCCCTCCCGACGCCGCCCCCGATCCGGTCGGGCTCCCCGCCTTCCGCGCGGCCGTCGTCGAGCACCTGCTGCGGCACCGCGGGCTGCCCGCCGACCCGGGCTCGGTGCTCGCCACGTCCGGCAGCACGGCCGCGGTCGCCGAGCTGGCCCGCACGTTCCCCCCGGGTGCGCGGGTCGCGATGGAGGAACCGGGCTACCGGCGGGCCGTGTCGGCGCTGCAGGCGGCCGGGTGCGTCGTCGTGCCGGTGCCGGTGGACGCCGCCGGGCTCGTCGTCGACGCCGTGCCGCCCGGGGTGGCCGCGGTCTACTGCACCCCGGCGCACCAGTACCCGCTCGGCGGGCGGCTGACCGCGGCGCGGCGGGTGGCGCTGATCGAGCGGGCGCGCCGGGAGGGCTTCCTGGTCGTCGAGGACGACTACGACGGCGAGCTGCGCTACGACGTGGCCCCGCTGCCGCTGCTGGCCGCGCTCGGGCCCGACGTCGTCGCGCACCTCGGCACCGCGAGCAAGCTGCTCACCCCGACGCTCGGCGTCGGCTGGCTGGTGGCGCCGCCCGCGGTCGTCGACGCGGTCCGGGCCGGTCGCGACACCACCGGGCTGCGCCCCGCCCGGGCCGGGCAGCGCGTGTTCGTCGCGCTCGCCGCCCACGGCGACCTCGCCCGGCACCTGCGGCGGCTGCGCCGCGAGCTCGCCGGACGGCGCGCGGCCGTCGTGGAGGCGCTGGGCGGGAGGGTCACCGGGGAGGAGGCGGGTGCGCACGTCGTCGCCCTGCTCCCGGACGCCGCCGCCGAGCGCGCGGCGATCGCCGGGGCGGCCCGGCACGGCGTCCACCTCGACGGCCTGGCCCGGCACCACGGCCTGACCCCCGGTACGAGCGGGATCGTCCTGGGCTACGCCGGACCGTCGCGGGCCGAGCTGCTGCGGGCGCTGCCGATCGCGGCGGCGGCACTGGCCGCCGGCGCTACGGTCTGA
- a CDS encoding RNA polymerase sigma factor codes for MPADAAQAVEEAARTSWGRLLAHLAAGTRDLAAAEDALAEAFLAAVRSWPRSGVPDRPEAWLLTAARRTLIDAARRRDVATRALPSLARLGGAEPEPVAPSAIPDKRLELLFTCAHPAIAVGVRSPLMLQAVLGLDAARIASAFLVSPASMGQRLVRAKAKIKQAGIPFAVPGPEQLPERLEFVLDAIYAAYGTGWDERSGLVDEALRLARLVTELLPDEPEAHGLLAALLHGAAREGARRTADGAFVPLDEQDVRRWSPVLMAEAERHLLRATAPGPYRLQAAIQSVHNRRAVTGTTDWTAIAALYDALVTCAPSIGAQVARAAAHMQNGAPAAALAMLDALDAPTYQPYWVVRAHCLHRTGADPGGATRTALGLTEDPALRAHLTETFHDWATGR; via the coding sequence GTGCCGGCTGACGCCGCGCAGGCCGTCGAGGAGGCCGCCCGCACCTCGTGGGGGAGGCTGCTGGCCCACCTCGCCGCGGGCACCCGCGATCTCGCCGCCGCCGAGGACGCCCTGGCGGAGGCGTTCCTCGCCGCCGTGCGGAGCTGGCCGCGGAGCGGTGTCCCGGACCGCCCCGAGGCCTGGCTGCTCACCGCGGCCCGCCGCACCCTGATCGACGCCGCCCGCCGCCGGGACGTCGCGACCCGCGCGCTGCCGTCCCTGGCGCGCCTCGGCGGGGCGGAGCCCGAGCCGGTCGCCCCGTCGGCCATCCCGGACAAGCGCCTGGAGCTCCTGTTCACCTGCGCCCACCCGGCCATCGCCGTCGGCGTGCGCAGCCCGCTGATGCTCCAGGCCGTCCTGGGCCTCGACGCCGCCCGCATCGCGTCGGCGTTCCTCGTCTCCCCCGCGTCGATGGGCCAGCGCCTGGTGCGCGCCAAGGCCAAGATCAAACAGGCCGGCATCCCGTTCGCGGTGCCCGGACCCGAGCAGCTGCCCGAGCGGCTGGAGTTCGTGCTCGACGCGATCTACGCCGCCTACGGCACCGGCTGGGACGAGCGCTCCGGGCTCGTCGACGAGGCGCTGCGGCTGGCCCGGCTGGTCACCGAGCTGCTGCCCGACGAGCCGGAGGCGCACGGCCTGCTCGCCGCCCTGCTGCACGGCGCGGCGCGCGAAGGCGCCCGCCGCACCGCCGACGGCGCGTTCGTCCCCCTCGACGAGCAGGACGTGCGGCGCTGGTCACCGGTGCTGATGGCCGAGGCGGAGCGGCACCTCCTCCGGGCGACGGCGCCCGGCCCCTACCGGCTCCAGGCCGCGATCCAGTCGGTGCACAACCGCCGCGCGGTCACCGGCACCACCGACTGGACGGCGATCGCCGCGCTCTACGACGCGCTCGTGACCTGCGCGCCGTCGATCGGCGCCCAGGTGGCGCGGGCGGCGGCGCACATGCAGAACGGCGCACCCGCCGCGGCGCTGGCGATGCTCGACGCGCTCGACGCGCCGACCTACCAGCCCTACTGGGTCGTGCGCGCGCACTGCCTGCACCGCACCGGCGCCGACCCGGGCGGGGCGACGCGGACCGCGCTCGGGCTCACCGAGGACCCGGCGCTGCGGGCGCACCTGACGGAGACGTTCCACGACTGGGCGACCGGGCGGTAG
- a CDS encoding DUF6394 family protein — MNLEKVVFGFFVLLAATVNFGFVLGDLTDPAQHNVYELFAALVVSLVATVLKFGDRTQLGAVHLATSLVADLQLVAAATVWGFLANASPDGLDASGTTAVVSLAAGALLANAVSVVLLVSETVSLSRS, encoded by the coding sequence ATGAACCTGGAGAAGGTGGTCTTCGGCTTCTTCGTGCTCCTGGCCGCCACCGTGAACTTCGGCTTCGTGCTGGGGGACCTGACCGACCCGGCGCAGCACAACGTCTACGAGCTGTTCGCGGCGCTCGTGGTGAGCCTGGTCGCGACCGTGCTCAAGTTCGGCGACCGGACCCAGCTGGGGGCGGTGCACCTGGCCACCAGCCTCGTCGCCGACCTGCAGCTCGTCGCCGCGGCGACGGTGTGGGGGTTCCTCGCCAACGCCTCGCCGGACGGGCTGGACGCGTCGGGCACGACGGCGGTCGTGTCGCTGGCGGCCGGTGCGCTGCTGGCCAACGCGGTGTCGGTGGTGCTGCTCGTGTCCGAGACCGTGTCCCTCAGCCGGTCCTGA
- a CDS encoding SRPBCC domain-containing protein: protein MTTTQKIQIAIRADAAQVFDALTDGKQTPAYYYGFEAEFDLAAGRPYRYVAGGADMITGTVLAVDPGRSLRTTFRGAWTPDVAALPESTVTCTLSDPPMPTPGVTVLTLEHEGLPDGAAAAGIEIGWVLILSGLKTLLETERPMVDAPH from the coding sequence ATGACCACCACTCAGAAGATCCAGATCGCCATCCGTGCCGACGCCGCGCAGGTGTTCGACGCGCTGACCGACGGCAAGCAGACCCCGGCGTACTACTACGGCTTCGAGGCCGAGTTCGATCTCGCGGCCGGGCGCCCCTACCGCTACGTGGCGGGCGGCGCCGACATGATCACCGGGACCGTGCTCGCCGTCGACCCCGGCCGGAGCCTGCGCACGACGTTCCGCGGGGCGTGGACCCCGGACGTGGCCGCGCTGCCGGAGTCGACCGTCACCTGCACGCTGAGCGACCCGCCGATGCCGACGCCCGGCGTGACCGTCCTGACCCTGGAGCACGAGGGACTGCCCGACGGTGCGGCGGCGGCGGGCATCGAGATCGGGTGGGTGCTCATCCTGAGCGGCCTGAAGACGCTCCTGGAGACCGAGCGCCCGATGGTCGACGCGCCGCACTGA
- a CDS encoding YciI family protein, whose protein sequence is MQYLIMAMETADEFAEREDPERGPEYWAGWEAYLAALAESGVLTGTGGLHPPATSTTVRLRDGQRLVHDGPFAETKEQLGGYFAIEVPDLDAALEWAARCPAAARGAVEVRPLMTPEYYASTGAG, encoded by the coding sequence GTGCAGTACCTGATCATGGCCATGGAGACCGCGGACGAGTTCGCGGAGCGCGAGGACCCCGAGCGCGGGCCCGAGTACTGGGCCGGCTGGGAGGCCTACCTCGCCGCCCTCGCCGAGAGCGGCGTGCTGACCGGCACCGGCGGGCTGCACCCGCCCGCCACCTCCACCACGGTCCGCCTGCGCGACGGGCAGCGGCTGGTGCACGACGGCCCGTTCGCCGAGACCAAGGAGCAGCTCGGCGGGTACTTCGCGATCGAGGTCCCCGATCTCGACGCCGCGCTGGAGTGGGCGGCGCGCTGCCCGGCGGCGGCACGCGGAGCGGTCGAGGTGCGGCCGCTGATGACGCCGGAGTACTACGCGAGCACCGGTGCCGGCTGA
- the pruA gene encoding L-glutamate gamma-semialdehyde dehydrogenase — protein sequence MDALTRTPAPRNEPVRDYAPGSPERASLQAALAELGDRHHELTVTIDGEQHVAGGTPFDVVAPHAHAHVLGTGANATREDAKSAVEAALRAAPAWRDLPFDERAAVLLRAADLLTGPWRDRINAATMLGQSKTCFQAEIDSACELADFWRFNVAFAREIHANQPQSSPGVWNRTDYRPLEGFVYAITPFNFTAIAGNLPTAPALMGNTVIWKPSPTQSLAAHLTMRLLEEAGMPPGVVNLLTGDGREVSEVLLADAHLAGIHFTGSSATFQHLWGRVGANISGYRTYPRLVGETGGKDFVLAHPSADVDVLRTALVRGAFEYQGQKCSAASRAFVPRSVWARLRDDLAAEVDALRMGDVADFSNFLGAVIDRRAYDKVTAAQEMARTELHVLAGGTADDSVGYFVRPTVVVGADPTHEVFRTEYFGPLLAVHVYDDGDFETVLKQVDAGSPYGLTGAVIARDRAAVARASESLRFAAGNFYVNDKPTGAVVGQQPFGGGRASGTNDKAGSIYNLLRWTSPRTIKETSVAATASGYPHQG from the coding sequence ATGGACGCCCTCACCCGCACCCCGGCGCCGCGCAACGAGCCGGTCCGCGACTACGCCCCCGGTTCCCCGGAGCGGGCCTCGCTGCAGGCCGCGCTCGCCGAGCTGGGCGACCGGCACCACGAGCTGACCGTCACGATCGACGGCGAGCAGCACGTCGCGGGGGGCACCCCGTTCGACGTCGTCGCCCCGCACGCCCACGCGCACGTGCTCGGTACGGGTGCGAACGCCACCCGCGAGGACGCGAAGTCGGCGGTCGAGGCGGCCCTGCGCGCGGCCCCGGCCTGGCGCGACCTCCCCTTCGACGAGCGCGCCGCCGTCCTGCTGCGCGCCGCCGACCTGCTCACCGGCCCGTGGCGCGACCGCATCAACGCGGCCACCATGCTCGGCCAGTCCAAGACCTGCTTCCAGGCCGAGATCGACTCCGCGTGCGAGCTCGCCGACTTCTGGCGCTTCAACGTCGCCTTCGCCCGCGAGATCCACGCGAACCAGCCGCAGAGCAGCCCCGGCGTGTGGAACCGCACGGACTACCGCCCGCTGGAGGGCTTCGTCTACGCGATCACGCCGTTCAACTTCACCGCGATCGCCGGCAACCTGCCCACCGCGCCCGCGCTCATGGGCAACACCGTGATCTGGAAGCCCTCGCCCACGCAGAGCCTCGCGGCCCACCTGACGATGCGGCTGCTCGAGGAGGCCGGGATGCCGCCCGGGGTGGTCAACCTCCTCACCGGCGACGGGCGCGAGGTCTCCGAGGTGCTGCTCGCCGACGCCCACCTGGCGGGCATCCACTTCACCGGGAGCTCGGCGACGTTCCAGCACCTGTGGGGGCGGGTCGGGGCGAACATCTCCGGCTACCGCACCTACCCGCGGCTCGTCGGGGAGACCGGGGGCAAGGACTTCGTGCTCGCCCACCCCAGCGCCGACGTCGACGTGCTCCGGACGGCGCTCGTCCGCGGCGCCTTCGAGTACCAGGGCCAGAAGTGCTCGGCCGCGAGCCGCGCGTTCGTGCCGCGCAGCGTGTGGGCACGCCTGCGCGACGACCTGGCCGCCGAGGTCGACGCGCTGCGGATGGGCGACGTCGCCGACTTCTCGAACTTCCTGGGCGCGGTGATCGACCGCCGCGCCTACGACAAGGTGACGGCGGCGCAGGAGATGGCCCGCACCGAGCTCCACGTGCTCGCCGGCGGCACGGCCGACGACAGCGTCGGCTACTTCGTGCGCCCCACGGTCGTCGTCGGGGCGGACCCGACGCACGAGGTGTTCCGCACCGAGTACTTCGGCCCGCTGCTCGCGGTGCACGTCTACGACGACGGCGACTTCGAGACCGTCCTGAAGCAGGTCGACGCGGGCTCCCCGTACGGCCTCACCGGTGCGGTGATCGCCCGGGACCGGGCCGCGGTCGCCCGGGCGAGCGAGTCGCTGAGGTTCGCCGCAGGCAACTTCTACGTCAACGACAAGCCGACCGGCGCGGTCGTCGGCCAGCAGCCCTTCGGCGGCGGCCGGGCGAGCGGCACCAACGACAAGGCGGGTTCGATCTACAACCTGCTGCGCTGGACGAGCCCCCGGACGATCAAGGAGACCTCGGTCGCCGCGACCGCGAGCGGCTACCCCCACCAGGGCTGA
- a CDS encoding pyridoxamine 5'-phosphate oxidase family protein has product MTTLSPTPRSTVRRLGNRARTDRADLYAVLDAGLVCHLGVVLDGAPVVLPTGYGRLDDTLYLHGSTGAATLRAAARGESICVTVTHLDGIVHARAVFHFSMNYRSAVVHGVPRLVTDDDERLAGLRAITENLAPGSWDHAREPTRKELAATQVVALDLAEASVKMRTGPPVDDDEDVAAGAAWAGVLPVRTVHGTPEPCPLLPADVEVPGHVSGREAPGEGGQQAG; this is encoded by the coding sequence ATGACGACGCTCTCGCCCACCCCCCGCAGCACGGTCCGGCGCCTCGGGAACCGGGCCCGCACCGACCGCGCCGACCTGTACGCCGTGCTCGACGCGGGCCTGGTCTGCCACCTCGGGGTGGTGCTCGACGGGGCGCCGGTCGTCCTCCCCACCGGCTACGGCCGCCTCGACGACACGCTCTACCTGCACGGATCCACCGGCGCGGCCACGCTGCGGGCGGCCGCGCGGGGCGAGTCGATCTGCGTCACCGTCACGCACCTCGACGGGATCGTGCACGCCCGCGCGGTGTTCCACTTCTCGATGAACTACCGCAGCGCCGTCGTGCACGGCGTGCCGCGGCTGGTCACCGACGACGACGAGCGCCTCGCCGGGCTGCGGGCCATCACCGAGAACCTGGCCCCCGGATCCTGGGACCACGCGCGCGAGCCCACCCGCAAGGAGCTCGCCGCCACCCAGGTCGTGGCCCTCGACCTGGCCGAGGCCAGCGTCAAGATGCGCACCGGCCCGCCCGTCGACGACGACGAGGACGTCGCCGCGGGCGCGGCCTGGGCCGGCGTGCTCCCGGTCCGCACGGTCCACGGCACCCCGGAGCCCTGCCCGCTGCTCCCCGCGGACGTCGAGGTGCCCGGGCACGTCTCAGGTCGGGAAGCACCGGGCGAAGGCGGCCAGCAGGCGGGGTGA
- a CDS encoding MFS transporter encodes MPYKWIALSNTTLGLLMATINSSIVLIALPDIFRGIGIDPLAPGNTGYLLWMIMGFLVVTAVLVVGFGRLGDMYGRVRMYNLGFVVFTVASILLAVTWQSGDAAALWLIGWRVVQGVGGAFIMANSSAILTDAFPVEQRGLALGINGVAAIAGSFLGLVIGGLLGPVNWHLVFLVSVPFGVFGTVWGYLKLRDTGQRTPARMDWWGNLTFAVGLIALLVGITYGIQPYGDDVMGWASPFVLTCIVGGVLVLAAFVLIERRVAQPLFAIDLFANRAFTLGNAANLLASLGRGGLQFVLIIWLQGIWLPRHGYSFEQTPLWAGIYMLPLTVGFLVAAPVSGVLSDRYGARWFATGGMVLSAASFALLDVLPIDFGYPAFAAILLLNGIGMGLFTSPNRADVMNSLPARARGAGAGMTATFQNSAMVLSIGFFFSLMIIGLSQDLPAVMAQGLTEHAVPAADAARIAELPPVGVLFAAFLGYNPVQQLLGGVLPTLPPDQAAYLTGRSFFPELISGPFSAGLTAAFAFAVIACMVAAVASWFAGNGRRTEELGAELAAGAGEAGGPSQLVSPSAATGSPAR; translated from the coding sequence GTGCCCTACAAGTGGATCGCCCTGTCGAACACGACGTTGGGTCTGTTGATGGCGACGATCAACTCCTCGATCGTCCTCATCGCCCTGCCCGACATCTTCCGGGGCATCGGGATCGACCCGCTCGCGCCCGGCAACACCGGCTACCTGCTGTGGATGATCATGGGGTTCCTGGTCGTCACCGCGGTGCTGGTGGTCGGCTTCGGCCGCCTCGGCGACATGTACGGGCGCGTGCGGATGTACAACCTCGGCTTCGTGGTCTTCACGGTCGCGTCGATCCTGCTGGCCGTCACCTGGCAGTCCGGCGACGCCGCAGCGCTGTGGCTCATCGGCTGGCGCGTGGTGCAGGGCGTCGGCGGGGCGTTCATCATGGCCAACTCCAGCGCGATCCTCACCGACGCGTTCCCGGTCGAGCAGCGCGGACTCGCCCTGGGCATCAACGGCGTCGCCGCCATCGCGGGGTCGTTCCTCGGACTGGTGATCGGCGGGCTGCTCGGGCCCGTCAACTGGCACCTGGTCTTCCTGGTGTCCGTGCCGTTCGGGGTGTTCGGCACCGTCTGGGGCTACCTCAAGCTGCGCGACACCGGGCAGCGGACGCCCGCGCGCATGGACTGGTGGGGCAACCTCACCTTCGCCGTCGGCCTGATCGCGCTGCTCGTCGGCATCACCTACGGCATCCAGCCCTACGGCGACGACGTCATGGGCTGGGCGAGCCCGTTCGTCCTGACCTGCATCGTCGGCGGGGTCCTCGTGCTCGCCGCGTTCGTGCTGATCGAGCGCCGCGTCGCCCAACCGCTGTTCGCGATCGACCTGTTCGCCAACCGCGCGTTCACCCTCGGCAACGCCGCGAACCTGCTGGCCTCGCTCGGCCGGGGCGGGCTGCAGTTCGTCCTCATCATCTGGTTGCAGGGCATCTGGCTGCCGCGCCACGGTTACTCCTTCGAGCAGACGCCGCTGTGGGCCGGGATCTACATGCTGCCGCTGACGGTCGGGTTCCTCGTGGCCGCGCCGGTCTCCGGCGTGCTGTCCGACCGGTACGGCGCGCGCTGGTTCGCCACCGGCGGCATGGTGCTGTCGGCGGCCAGCTTCGCGCTGCTCGACGTGCTCCCGATCGACTTCGGCTACCCGGCGTTCGCGGCGATCCTGCTGCTCAACGGCATCGGGATGGGCCTGTTCACCTCGCCCAACCGGGCCGACGTCATGAACAGCCTCCCCGCGCGGGCCCGCGGCGCGGGCGCGGGCATGACGGCGACGTTCCAGAACTCCGCGATGGTGCTCTCGATCGGCTTCTTCTTCAGCCTGATGATCATCGGGCTGTCCCAGGACCTGCCCGCGGTGATGGCGCAGGGGCTCACCGAGCACGCCGTGCCCGCGGCCGACGCCGCCCGGATCGCGGAGCTGCCGCCGGTCGGGGTGCTGTTCGCGGCGTTCCTCGGCTACAACCCCGTCCAGCAGCTGCTCGGCGGCGTCCTGCCGACGCTGCCGCCCGACCAGGCCGCCTACCTCACCGGCCGCAGCTTCTTCCCCGAGCTGATCTCCGGGCCGTTCTCCGCCGGGCTGACGGCCGCCTTCGCGTTCGCGGTGATCGCGTGCATGGTGGCCGCGGTGGCGTCGTGGTTCGCCGGGAACGGCAGGCGGACCGAGGAGCTCGGAGCGGAGCTCGCCGCCGGGGCGGGCGAGGCGGGTGGCCCGTCGCAGCTGGTCAGCCCTTCGGCCGCCACTGGTTCGCCCGCTCGTTGA
- a CDS encoding cation:proton antiporter, with translation MDLIDLTFALVGIGALAAGLLPRLLAGRPLSLPIVFLGLGMAVFAAVPALPAPDPLAHPGIAEHLTEVVVVIALMGAGLKLDRPIGWRSWSSTWRLLAIGMPLMIAATALLGWWALGLAPAAALLFGSALAPTDPVLASDVQVGEPGGAEQGEDEVRFALTSEAGLNDALAFPFVYASIAIALAGADPFGWVAEWALTDVLVKIAVGVVGGVVVGRGLGLLFFRARSERLKLASHAEGFIALAATFLAYGLTEVAGGYGFLAVFVCARSIRASERDHEYHQVLHDFVEQIERLLTVLLLVLFGGAVVRGLLGPLTWPMVAVGVALVLVVRPVTAWLALRGATGSGEERTAIAVFGIRGIGSFYYLAYATSQAPFAGAEQIWAAVGFVVVLSVTVHGVAATPIMRRLDRGRRAAEIA, from the coding sequence ATGGACCTGATCGACCTGACCTTCGCGCTCGTCGGGATCGGCGCGCTCGCGGCCGGCCTGCTGCCCCGGCTCCTGGCCGGCCGCCCCCTGTCGCTGCCGATCGTGTTCCTCGGGCTGGGGATGGCGGTCTTCGCCGCCGTGCCCGCCCTGCCCGCCCCCGACCCGCTCGCGCACCCCGGGATCGCCGAGCACCTCACCGAGGTCGTGGTCGTCATCGCCCTGATGGGGGCCGGGCTGAAGCTGGACCGGCCGATCGGGTGGCGCTCCTGGTCCTCGACCTGGCGGCTGCTCGCGATCGGGATGCCGCTGATGATCGCCGCCACCGCGCTGCTGGGCTGGTGGGCGCTCGGCCTCGCCCCGGCCGCCGCGCTGCTGTTCGGGTCGGCGCTCGCCCCGACCGACCCGGTGCTGGCCTCCGACGTGCAGGTCGGCGAGCCGGGCGGCGCGGAGCAGGGCGAGGACGAGGTCCGCTTCGCCCTCACCTCGGAGGCCGGCCTCAACGACGCGCTGGCGTTCCCGTTCGTCTACGCGTCGATCGCGATCGCGCTGGCCGGGGCCGACCCGTTCGGCTGGGTCGCCGAGTGGGCGCTCACCGACGTGCTCGTCAAGATCGCGGTCGGCGTCGTCGGGGGAGTGGTGGTGGGGCGGGGCCTGGGGCTGCTGTTCTTCCGCGCCCGGTCGGAGCGGCTGAAGCTGGCCTCGCACGCGGAGGGGTTCATCGCGCTCGCCGCGACGTTCCTCGCCTACGGCCTCACCGAGGTCGCGGGCGGGTACGGGTTCCTGGCCGTGTTCGTCTGCGCCCGCTCCATCCGCGCGAGCGAGCGCGACCACGAGTACCACCAGGTCCTGCACGACTTCGTGGAGCAGATCGAGCGGCTGCTCACCGTGCTGCTGCTGGTGCTGTTCGGCGGCGCGGTGGTCCGCGGCCTGCTCGGCCCGCTGACCTGGCCGATGGTCGCCGTGGGCGTCGCCCTCGTGCTGGTCGTGCGCCCGGTGACGGCCTGGCTGGCCCTGCGCGGCGCGACCGGGTCGGGCGAGGAGCGCACGGCGATCGCGGTGTTCGGGATCCGCGGGATCGGCTCGTTCTACTACCTCGCCTACGCGACGTCGCAGGCGCCGTTCGCGGGGGCCGAGCAGATCTGGGCCGCGGTGGGCTTCGTCGTGGTGCTCTCGGTGACGGTCCACGGCGTCGCCGCCACCCCGATCATGCGCCGCCTCGACCGGGGCAGGAGGGCCGCCGAGATCGCGTGA
- a CDS encoding YdeI/OmpD-associated family protein, with protein sequence MREDAERFEPASLAEWRDWLARHHGRGVGVWLVTRRAGTGGPRITYEESVEQALCFGWVDSTGNKLDAERTMLWFAPRKPRSGWARTNKMRIERLIAEGLMEPAGLALVEAAKADGSWTLLDDVEDLVVPDDLAAAFSEVGRAHWDAFPRSARRGILEWIVQAKRPGTRARRIAETAEKAEVNERANQWRPKG encoded by the coding sequence GTGAGGGAGGACGCCGAGCGGTTCGAGCCCGCGTCCCTGGCCGAGTGGCGCGACTGGCTGGCGCGCCACCACGGCCGCGGGGTCGGGGTGTGGCTCGTGACGCGGCGGGCGGGCACCGGCGGGCCGCGGATCACCTACGAGGAGTCGGTCGAGCAGGCGCTGTGCTTCGGCTGGGTGGACAGCACGGGCAACAAGCTGGACGCCGAGCGCACGATGCTCTGGTTCGCGCCGCGCAAGCCCCGCAGCGGGTGGGCGCGCACCAACAAGATGCGGATCGAGCGACTGATCGCCGAGGGGCTGATGGAGCCGGCCGGTCTCGCCCTGGTCGAGGCGGCGAAGGCGGACGGATCCTGGACGCTGCTCGACGACGTCGAGGACCTGGTCGTGCCCGACGACCTCGCGGCCGCGTTCTCCGAGGTCGGGCGCGCCCACTGGGACGCGTTCCCGCGATCGGCCCGCCGCGGGATCCTGGAGTGGATCGTGCAGGCGAAGCGACCGGGGACCCGCGCGAGGCGGATCGCCGAGACCGCGGAGAAGGCCGAGGTCAACGAGCGGGCGAACCAGTGGCGGCCGAAGGGCTGA
- a CDS encoding O-acetyl-ADP-ribose deacetylase, whose translation MPITLHRGDITTDAAADAIVNAANSSLLGGGGVDGAIHRAAGPALLAECRRIGGCDTGDAVITGAGDLPVRHVIHTVGPVWHGGDDGEPELLASCHRRAIALAAGHGCARVAFPAISCGIYGYPLELAAPLAIATTAAALAEHPSVVEARFWLFGDDVFAAFAGALG comes from the coding sequence ATGCCCATCACCCTGCACCGCGGCGACATCACCACCGACGCCGCGGCCGACGCGATCGTCAACGCGGCGAACTCGAGCCTGCTCGGCGGGGGAGGGGTCGACGGCGCGATCCACCGCGCGGCCGGTCCCGCGCTCCTGGCCGAGTGCCGGCGGATCGGCGGCTGCGACACCGGGGACGCCGTGATCACCGGCGCGGGCGACCTGCCGGTCCGGCACGTGATCCACACCGTCGGCCCGGTGTGGCACGGCGGCGACGACGGCGAGCCGGAGCTGCTCGCGTCCTGCCACCGTCGCGCGATCGCGCTCGCCGCCGGGCACGGGTGCGCCCGCGTGGCGTTCCCGGCGATCAGCTGCGGGATCTACGGCTACCCCCTCGAGCTCGCCGCCCCGCTCGCGATCGCCACCACGGCGGCGGCGCTCGCCGAGCACCCGTCGGTGGTCGAGGCGCGCTTCTGGCTCTTCGGGGACGACGTGTTCGCGGCGTTCGCGGGGGCACTCGGGTGA